The nucleotide sequence AGGATGCTTTCGAAGACAACCAGTCCCCCGCCGCCTGCCTGGACGTCGGCAAGGACCTCAGCAGTGCAGCCGGCATTCGCTTCGCGACGGTCTTGGTCTTGTTCGGTCCGGTCGATCAGATCCCTGAGCGTCAACCCGCCCTCACGGCGGCCGGCCAACCCACGTTACGCAAGCGCACCAAGACCGAGCGCAACGATTTCTACGTAAAGGCACTGGGGGCAACGGTGTTGGCCACGGTCAAGGAGGGCTTCGCCGTCACACCCAGTGTCAACGAATTCCGTCTCGTCGTGCTGCGCAAAGACCCGCAAGCCTCCAGCCCGGAAACGTATGTGGAATGGATCTATGCCGCACGCTTTCCGCGGCAGTGGACCATGTCGCTGCCGTGGCAGACTCTCGACACCGGCGAGGTGCTCTTGCAAGCCCCTGAGGCGCAGCTGCGCCGGCACGGCGCCGCAGGCAACGTGGTGGGCCTGCCATTGGACGACGAACCAGGCATGGCCGACATCGTCAATCAGGTGCGCGCGGCGCTGTAGCTCCCAGATCGGCTATCGCTGCGTCTCATACGCGATAGAACCGGCCGGTTCGAATCCCGCTGGGCAGCAGAGCATCCCAGGTCGATTGCTTCGCCGGCGGCTCGCGGTTAGCTCATCGCCGAGTCATCGGACATGCACATTTTCCATTCGCCGCCTTCCTTGCGGAAATGGACAGTGTCGGATTGGCCATCAGCTGTCACTGTGGCGGTGGCCTTGTCGCCGTCGACCTTGACATCGGTGATCTCAACCGAACCCGTGGGCTTCGTGGTGGGCTCGGGAACGTCGATGCCGAGCTCTTCGAGGACCTTTGGGTCGACGGCTTTCATGTATTTCTGGTCGGCGGCGCAGAAGAACTTTTTGGTCGCAGACAGCGAACCGTCGGTTTCGGCCATGTCTTTGAAGAGCCGTTCGATGGCGCGCTGGTCGCTGGACCCGCCGATGCCCCCGATGCCGCCGGTGAAGAACATGATGCCCACGACACCGAGGATGATCACGCCGCCGATAGCGGCGAGGAGCACGATGGGGCGCTTGCTGTTGGTCGGGGGTTGCGGGGGTGTCCCGTAGCCGTAGGGCGAGGGCGCACCATAGGGCGAAGGGCTTCCGTAAGGCTGCTGCGCACCGTAGGGCTGGGGCGCTCCGTACGGTTGCTGGCCGAAGGGCGGTTGCGTTCCGTACGGTTGCTGGCCGAAGGGCGGTTGCGTTCCGTAGGGTTGCTGGGCCCCGTACGGTTGCTGCCCACCGTATGGCTGCTGCGGCGCCCCGTACTGCTTCGGATCACCGGGTTGCTGTGGTGGCCATTGGCCCTGCGGTCCCTGCGGGAACGTCATGAAATCTCCTCGAAAAGTGCTGTGTTGATCAGCACCCTAGCGCCCTGGGCGCCTGCCAACCCGCACCAATCCCGCGATCGCCAACGCTGTTCGCGGCGCCCAGGAGCGCCGCCGCGGCTAACGGTGCGATCGGGCGTGGTCGGCGAGCACACCGGTGTCTGACGTCAGGGCGCAGTGTCCGCCCTGGCCAGGGTGTTTCTCGTCCCCCAAGTCGAGATTCGCAGCGGAGTGCGCGGCACGACAGGTTCGACCCGAAAATGCAGTCGCCGGCCGGGTTCAGAGGACCAGAATTGTCCCAAGGTCGCCGCAACACTGCAGGCCGCAGCCATGCCACCGACATCGGGCCGCAAGTCCAAACCAGGAAGAGGTCAGCCATGACGATTGGAATCGAAGAGTTCGTCCGCCGCGGGATCGCTGCCCAGGATGCTGCGGACCGGGCCGCTGGCCGGCCCACCGCTGCCGACCTTGACCGCGACTACGACATCGAGCGGCTGCGTGCGCGTCTGCAGACTGAGCTGACCGCGGCGCTCGGCGCCGTGGCGCAGGCGGCGCGCACCGTGGCGGAACTGAGTAGTGGCTCTGTCTATGACGTTGAGTTCTCCGAGAGCGACACAGGTAGGGACATCACGTATTTCATCGATTCGGCACGGCGCGGCCTTGTCGCGGCGCTTAGCCAGATCCCAGTCTGAACATCGACTTCTGAGCTGGCCATCCTCCGGTGCGGGTTGATGTGCCCTACTTCGAGGGTGCGGCAGGTCTGTGTGGATGCCCAGCGCCTCACCGACGTCTGCGGGCCCCGTGCGGCCGGTGACCCCTCAATCGGCTTGCCGTCGGTGTGCCGACGGCCGTCCATGCTGGTAGCCAGTCCGGCATTCACATGCACAATCAATCGCACTAATGTTCGATTCATGGGTGAGCTTCAGGCGATCGGGTACGGCGGGCAGCCGGTGCGCGATGTCTTTCGCCC is from Mycolicibacterium alvei and encodes:
- a CDS encoding Rv0361 family membrane protein — protein: MTFPQGPQGQWPPQQPGDPKQYGAPQQPYGGQQPYGAQQPYGTQPPFGQQPYGTQPPFGQQPYGAPQPYGAQQPYGSPSPYGAPSPYGYGTPPQPPTNSKRPIVLLAAIGGVIILGVVGIMFFTGGIGGIGGSSDQRAIERLFKDMAETDGSLSATKKFFCAADQKYMKAVDPKVLEELGIDVPEPTTKPTGSVEITDVKVDGDKATATVTADGQSDTVHFRKEGGEWKMCMSDDSAMS